In Horticoccus luteus, the following proteins share a genomic window:
- a CDS encoding thymidine kinase, with product MAKLYFYYSAMNAGKSTVLLQSSYNYHERGMRTLLFTPALDTRAGVGRIKSRIGLEADATAISTTEDLFAWTRREHASAAVACVLVDEAQFLTPAQVAQLTDVADELRVPVLCYGLRTDFQGHLFPGSAALLALADDLIELKTICHCGRKATMNLRVGADGAAMREGAQVEIGGNERYVPMCRRHFKEALQAVAPSHA from the coding sequence ATGGCGAAGCTCTATTTTTACTATTCCGCGATGAACGCCGGCAAAAGCACCGTCCTGCTGCAGTCGAGCTACAACTACCATGAACGCGGCATGCGCACCCTCCTCTTTACGCCCGCGCTCGACACCCGCGCCGGGGTCGGCCGCATCAAATCCCGCATCGGCCTCGAAGCCGACGCCACCGCGATCTCCACGACCGAAGACCTTTTCGCGTGGACGCGTCGTGAACACGCCTCCGCAGCCGTTGCCTGCGTGCTGGTCGATGAAGCGCAATTTCTCACGCCCGCCCAAGTCGCCCAGTTGACGGATGTCGCCGACGAGCTGCGCGTGCCGGTGCTCTGCTACGGCTTGCGCACCGATTTTCAAGGCCACCTCTTTCCCGGAAGCGCCGCGCTCCTCGCGCTCGCCGACGACCTCATCGAGCTGAAGACGATCTGCCACTGCGGCCGCAAGGCGACCATGAATCTCCGCGTGGGTGCCGACGGCGCTGCCATGCGGGAGGGCGCTCAAGTGGAAATCGGCGGCAACGAACGCTACGTGCCGATGTGCCGCCGCCACTTCAAGGAAGCCTTGCAGGCCGTCGCCCCGTCGCACGCGTGA